The following coding sequences lie in one Pelecanus crispus isolate bPelCri1 chromosome 27, bPelCri1.pri, whole genome shotgun sequence genomic window:
- the DNM2 gene encoding dynamin-2 isoform X4 — protein MGNRGMEELIPLVNKLQDAFSSIGQSCHLDLPQIAVVGGQSAGKSSVLENFVGRDFLPRGSGIVTRRPLILQLIFSKTEYAEFLHCKSKKFTDFDEVRQEIEAETDRVTGTNKGISPVPINLRVYSPHVLNLTLIDLPGITKVPVGDQPQDIEYQIKDMILQFISRESSLILAVTPANMDLANSDALKMAKEVDPQGLRTIGVITKLDLMDEGTDARDVLENKLLPLRRGYIGVVNRSQKDIDGKKDIRAALAAERKFFLSHPAYRHMADRMGTPHLQKVLNQQLTNHIRETLPSLRSKLQSQLLSLEKEVEEYKNFRPDDPTRKTKALLQMVQQFGVDFEKRIEGSGDQVDTLELSGGARINRIFHERFPFELVKMEFDEKDLRREISYAIKNIHGVRTGLFTPDLAFEAIVKKQVVKLKEPCLKCVDLVIQELINTVRQCTSKLGSYPRLREETERIVTTHIREREGKTKDQILLLIDIELSYINTNHEDFIGFANAQQRNTQTNKKRAIPNQGSGLIPARATVIRRGWLTINNISIMKGGSKEYWFVLTAESLSWYKDEEEKEKKYMLPLDNLKIRDVEKGFMSNKHVFAIFNTEQRNVYKDLRQIELACDSQEDVDSWKASFLRAGVYPEKDQTENEDSAQENTFSMDPQLERQVETIRNLVDSYVSIINKSIRDLMPKTIMHLMINNTKDFIHSELLAYLYSSADQNSLMEESADQAQRRDDMLRMYHALKEALNIIGDISTSTVSTPVPPPVDDTWLQTSSGHSPPPQRRPPSAVVPPGRPPSVRGPMPGPPLIPIPAGGPSFAAPPIPSRPGPQNIFAANNDPFSAPPQIPSRPARIPPSIPPGVPSRRPPAAPNRPTIIRPAEPSLLD, from the exons GGACTTCCTTCCCCGAGGGTCTGGAATTGTCACTCGGCGGCCTCTCATCCTGCAGCTCATCTTCTCCAAGACAG AATATGCTGAGTTTTTGCACTGCAAATCCAAAAAGTTCACAGATTTTGACGAGGTGCGGCAGGAGATCGAAGCGGAAACCGACAGGGTGACGGGAACCAACAAAGGCATCTCTCCCGTCCCCATCAACCTCCGCGTCTATTCGCCGCACG TGTTGAACCTGACTCTGATCGACCTCCCGGGAATCACCAAAGTGCCGGTGGGGGACCAACCGCAGGACATCGAGTACCAGATCAAAGACATGATCCTGCAGTTCatcagcagggagagcagcttGATCCTTGCTGTCACGCCGGCCAACATGGATCTGGCCAACTCGGACGCGCTCAAGATGGCAAAAGAAGTCGATCCTCAAG GCTTGCGGACGATTGGAGTCATCACCAAGCTGGATCTGATGGATGAAGGCACAGATGCCAGAGACGTGCTGGAGAACAAGCTGCTTCCTTTACGAAGAG GCTACATCGGCGTCGTTAACCGAAGCCAGAAGGACATCGATGGTAAGAAGGACATCAGGGCAGCGCTGGCAGCCGAGCGCAAGTTCTTCCTTTCTCACCCGGCTTACCGGCACATGGCCGACCGGATGGGCACCCCGCATTTGCAGAAAGTCCTTAACCAG CAACTCACCAACCACATTCGGGAGACGCTGCCTTCGCTGCGCAGCAAACTTCAGAGTCAGCTGCTCTCCCTGGAGAAGGAGGTTGAGGAGTACAAGAACTTCCGCCCCGATGACCCCACGCGAAAAACCAAAGCTTTGTTACA AATGGTCCAGCAGTTCGGTGTGGACTTTGAGAAGCGGATCGAAGGTTCAGGAGACCAGGTGGACACGCTCGAACTCTCCGGGGGTGCCAGAATCAATCGCATTTTTCACGAGAGGTTTCCTTTTGAGCTAGTGAAG ATGGAGTTTGACGAGAAGGACTTGAGGCGGGAAATAAGCTACGCGATTAAAAACATCCACGGTGTGAG GACGGGGCTCTTCACCCCAGACTTGGCATTCGAGGCCATTGTGAAAAAGCAGGTGGTGAAGCTGAAAGAGCCTTGTCTGAAGTGTGTCGACCTCGTTATTCAGGAGTTAATCAATACAGTTAGACAGTGTACCAGTAAG cttgGTTCCTACCCCAGGTTACGAGAGGAGACGGAGAGGATCGTTACCACTCACATCAGGGAACGGGAAGGCAAAACGAAGGACCAG ATTCTCCTACTGATTGACATCGAGCTCTCTTACATCAACACTAACCATGAAGACTTCATCGGATTTGCCAA cgCGCAGCAGAGGAACACCCAGACGAACAAGAAAAGAGCCATCCCGAATCAG ggctcgGGGCTGATCCCTGCCCGTGCCACG GTGATCCGCAGAGGCTGGCTGACCATCAACAACATCAGCATCATGAAGGGAGGCTCCAAGGAGTACTGGTTCGTGCTGACGGCCGAGTCGTTGTCCTGGTACAAGGACGAGGAG gagaaggagaagaaatacaTGCTGCCTTTGGATAATTTGAAAATCAGGGACGTGGAGAAGGGATTTATGTCTAACAAGCACGTCTTCGCCATCTTCAACACGGAGCAAAG GAATGTGTACAAAGATCTCCGTCAGATTGAGCTGGCCTGCGACTCCCAAGAAGACGTGGACAGCTGGAAAGCCTCCTTCCTCCGAGCGGGAGTTTACCCGGAGAAAGACCAA ACTGAGAACGAGGACAGCGCCCAGGAGAACACCTTCTCCATGGACCCTCAGCTGGAGCGCCAGGTGGAAACCATCCGCAACCTTGTCGACTCCTACGTCAGCATCATCAACAAGTCCATCCGGGACCTCATGCCAAAGACGATAATGCACCTCATGATAAACAAT ACCAAGGATTTCATCCACTCGGAGCTGTTGGCCTACCTGTACTCCTCCGCCGACCAGAACAGCCTGATGGAGGAGTCGGCCGACCAGGCGCAGAGGAGGGACGACATGCTGCGCATGTACCACGCCCTGAAAGAGGCCTTGAACATCATCGGCGATATCAGCACCAGCACCGTCTCCACGCCGGTTCCCCCGCCCGTGGACGACACGTGGCTGCAGACGAGCAGCGGGCACAG ccccccgccTCAGCGCAGGCCTCCCTCCGCCGTCGTgccgccgggccgcccgccgTCCGTCAGGGGTCCGATGCCGGGGCCGcccctcatccccatccccgcaGGGGGACCCTCCTTCGCggctccccccatcccctcgcGCCCTGGACCCCAGAACATCTTCGCTGCTAATAACGACCCCTTCTCAGCCCCTCCTCAGATCCCGTCGCGGCCGGCACGCATCCCCCCCAGCATTCCTCCAGGCGTGCCCAG cagaaGACCCCCCGCCGCGCCGAACCGGCCCACCATTATCCGACCGGCCGAACCCTCCCTGCTCGATTAA
- the DNM2 gene encoding dynamin-2 isoform X3, which produces MGNRGMEELIPLVNKLQDAFSSIGQSCHLDLPQIAVVGGQSAGKSSVLENFVGRDFLPRGSGIVTRRPLILQLIFSKTEYAEFLHCKSKKFTDFDEVRQEIEAETDRVTGTNKGISPVPINLRVYSPHVLNLTLIDLPGITKVPVGDQPQDIEYQIKDMILQFISRESSLILAVTPANMDLANSDALKMAKEVDPQGLRTIGVITKLDLMDEGTDARDVLENKLLPLRRGYIGVVNRSQKDIDGKKDIRAALAAERKFFLSHPAYRHMADRMGTPHLQKVLNQQLTNHIRETLPSLRSKLQSQLLSLEKEVEEYKNFRPDDPTRKTKALLQMVQQFGVDFEKRIEGSGDQVDTLELSGGARINRIFHERFPFELVKMEFDEKDLRREISYAIKNIHGVRTGLFTPDLAFEAIVKKQVVKLKEPCLKCVDLVIQELINTVRQCTSKLGSYPRLREETERIVTTHIREREGKTKDQILLLIDIELSYINTNHEDFIGFANAQQRNTQTNKKRAIPNQVIRRGWLTINNISIMKGGSKEYWFVLTAESLSWYKDEEEKEKKYMLPLDNLKIRDVEKGFMSNKHVFAIFNTEQRNVYKDLRQIELACDSQEDVDSWKASFLRAGVYPEKDQTENEDSAQENTFSMDPQLERQVETIRNLVDSYVSIINKSIRDLMPKTIMHLMINNTKDFIHSELLAYLYSSADQNSLMEESADQAQRRDDMLRMYHALKEALNIIGDISTSTVSTPVPPPVDDTWLQTSSGHSPPPQRRPPSAVVPPGRPPSVRGPMPGPPLIPIPAGGPSFAAPPIPSRPGPQNIFAANNDPFSAPPQIPSRPARIPPSIPPGVPSRRPPAAPNRPTIIRPAEPSLLD; this is translated from the exons GGACTTCCTTCCCCGAGGGTCTGGAATTGTCACTCGGCGGCCTCTCATCCTGCAGCTCATCTTCTCCAAGACAG AATATGCTGAGTTTTTGCACTGCAAATCCAAAAAGTTCACAGATTTTGACGAGGTGCGGCAGGAGATCGAAGCGGAAACCGACAGGGTGACGGGAACCAACAAAGGCATCTCTCCCGTCCCCATCAACCTCCGCGTCTATTCGCCGCACG TGTTGAACCTGACTCTGATCGACCTCCCGGGAATCACCAAAGTGCCGGTGGGGGACCAACCGCAGGACATCGAGTACCAGATCAAAGACATGATCCTGCAGTTCatcagcagggagagcagcttGATCCTTGCTGTCACGCCGGCCAACATGGATCTGGCCAACTCGGACGCGCTCAAGATGGCAAAAGAAGTCGATCCTCAAG GCTTGCGGACGATTGGAGTCATCACCAAGCTGGATCTGATGGATGAAGGCACAGATGCCAGAGACGTGCTGGAGAACAAGCTGCTTCCTTTACGAAGAG GCTACATCGGCGTCGTTAACCGAAGCCAGAAGGACATCGATGGTAAGAAGGACATCAGGGCAGCGCTGGCAGCCGAGCGCAAGTTCTTCCTTTCTCACCCGGCTTACCGGCACATGGCCGACCGGATGGGCACCCCGCATTTGCAGAAAGTCCTTAACCAG CAACTCACCAACCACATTCGGGAGACGCTGCCTTCGCTGCGCAGCAAACTTCAGAGTCAGCTGCTCTCCCTGGAGAAGGAGGTTGAGGAGTACAAGAACTTCCGCCCCGATGACCCCACGCGAAAAACCAAAGCTTTGTTACA AATGGTCCAGCAGTTCGGTGTGGACTTTGAGAAGCGGATCGAAGGTTCAGGAGACCAGGTGGACACGCTCGAACTCTCCGGGGGTGCCAGAATCAATCGCATTTTTCACGAGAGGTTTCCTTTTGAGCTAGTGAAG ATGGAGTTTGACGAGAAGGACTTGAGGCGGGAAATAAGCTACGCGATTAAAAACATCCACGGTGTGAG GACGGGGCTCTTCACCCCAGACTTGGCATTCGAGGCCATTGTGAAAAAGCAGGTGGTGAAGCTGAAAGAGCCTTGTCTGAAGTGTGTCGACCTCGTTATTCAGGAGTTAATCAATACAGTTAGACAGTGTACCAGTAAG cttgGTTCCTACCCCAGGTTACGAGAGGAGACGGAGAGGATCGTTACCACTCACATCAGGGAACGGGAAGGCAAAACGAAGGACCAG ATTCTCCTACTGATTGACATCGAGCTCTCTTACATCAACACTAACCATGAAGACTTCATCGGATTTGCCAA cgCGCAGCAGAGGAACACCCAGACGAACAAGAAAAGAGCCATCCCGAATCAG GTGATCCGCAGAGGCTGGCTGACCATCAACAACATCAGCATCATGAAGGGAGGCTCCAAGGAGTACTGGTTCGTGCTGACGGCCGAGTCGTTGTCCTGGTACAAGGACGAGGAG gagaaggagaagaaatacaTGCTGCCTTTGGATAATTTGAAAATCAGGGACGTGGAGAAGGGATTTATGTCTAACAAGCACGTCTTCGCCATCTTCAACACGGAGCAAAG GAATGTGTACAAAGATCTCCGTCAGATTGAGCTGGCCTGCGACTCCCAAGAAGACGTGGACAGCTGGAAAGCCTCCTTCCTCCGAGCGGGAGTTTACCCGGAGAAAGACCAA ACTGAGAACGAGGACAGCGCCCAGGAGAACACCTTCTCCATGGACCCTCAGCTGGAGCGCCAGGTGGAAACCATCCGCAACCTTGTCGACTCCTACGTCAGCATCATCAACAAGTCCATCCGGGACCTCATGCCAAAGACGATAATGCACCTCATGATAAACAAT ACCAAGGATTTCATCCACTCGGAGCTGTTGGCCTACCTGTACTCCTCCGCCGACCAGAACAGCCTGATGGAGGAGTCGGCCGACCAGGCGCAGAGGAGGGACGACATGCTGCGCATGTACCACGCCCTGAAAGAGGCCTTGAACATCATCGGCGATATCAGCACCAGCACCGTCTCCACGCCGGTTCCCCCGCCCGTGGACGACACGTGGCTGCAGACGAGCAGCGGGCACAG ccccccgccTCAGCGCAGGCCTCCCTCCGCCGTCGTgccgccgggccgcccgccgTCCGTCAGGGGTCCGATGCCGGGGCCGcccctcatccccatccccgcaGGGGGACCCTCCTTCGCggctccccccatcccctcgcGCCCTGGACCCCAGAACATCTTCGCTGCTAATAACGACCCCTTCTCAGCCCCTCCTCAGATCCCGTCGCGGCCGGCACGCATCCCCCCCAGCATTCCTCCAGGCGTGCCCAG cagaaGACCCCCCGCCGCGCCGAACCGGCCCACCATTATCCGACCGGCCGAACCCTCCCTGCTCGATTAA